One window of Syngnathus acus chromosome 16, fSynAcu1.2, whole genome shotgun sequence genomic DNA carries:
- the si:dkey-246i14.3 gene encoding ephrin-A4 isoform X2, with translation MGSLIWTPATLPAWKTTFLLLNIFSAVVSKRHAVYWNSTNSRLTAGELSIQVNLNDYLDFYCPYYPSKQTLGPKQPETLALYLTEEATFQGCVETPAAIKRWECNTPFAPFGSVRFSEKIQRFTPFSLGFEFLPGRHYYYSSLPADEGPPLPCMKLRVTVCCEIATSPLNRGCPSRAPSLHLLFILLAVLLTT, from the exons ATGGGCTCCCTCATTTGGACCCCGGCCACGCTACCTGCTTGGAAAACcacttttttacttttaaacattttctcaGCCGTCGTGAGCAAAAGACACGCAGTGTACTGGAACTCCACTAACAGCAG GTTAACGGCAGGCGAACTGTCCATCCAGGTGAACCTGAACGACTACCTGGACTTCTACTGCCCTTACTACCCCAGCAAGCAGACGCTGGGCCCCAAGCAGCCGGAGACGCTGGCCCTCTATCTAACAGAGGAGGCCACCTTCCAAGGCTGCGTGGAGACGCCGGCCGCCATCAAGCGGTGGGAATGCAACACCCCCTTCGCCCCGTTCGGCTCGGTGCGCTTCTCGGAGAAGATCCAAAGATTCACCCCGTTCTCGCTGGGGTTTGAGTTTCTGCCAGGGCGCCACTACTATTATAGCT CTCTGCCTGCAGATGAAGGCCCGCCGCTGCCGTGTATGAAGCTGCGCGTCACCGTGTGCTGCGAGATCG CGACGTCACCTCTGAATCGAGGTTGTCCATCGAGGGCGCCTTCGCTTCACcttctcttcatcctcctcgcCGTCCTGCTGACCACCTGA
- the si:dkey-246i14.3 gene encoding ephrin-A4 isoform X1 → MGSLIWTPATLPAWKTTFLLLNIFSAVVSKRHAVYWNSTNSRLTAGELSIQVNLNDYLDFYCPYYPSKQTLGPKQPETLALYLTEEATFQGCVETPAAIKRWECNTPFAPFGSVRFSEKIQRFTPFSLGFEFLPGRHYYYSSLPADEGPPLPCMKLRVTVCCEIASKGFKQTQATSPLNRGCPSRAPSLHLLFILLAVLLTT, encoded by the exons ATGGGCTCCCTCATTTGGACCCCGGCCACGCTACCTGCTTGGAAAACcacttttttacttttaaacattttctcaGCCGTCGTGAGCAAAAGACACGCAGTGTACTGGAACTCCACTAACAGCAG GTTAACGGCAGGCGAACTGTCCATCCAGGTGAACCTGAACGACTACCTGGACTTCTACTGCCCTTACTACCCCAGCAAGCAGACGCTGGGCCCCAAGCAGCCGGAGACGCTGGCCCTCTATCTAACAGAGGAGGCCACCTTCCAAGGCTGCGTGGAGACGCCGGCCGCCATCAAGCGGTGGGAATGCAACACCCCCTTCGCCCCGTTCGGCTCGGTGCGCTTCTCGGAGAAGATCCAAAGATTCACCCCGTTCTCGCTGGGGTTTGAGTTTCTGCCAGGGCGCCACTACTATTATAGCT CTCTGCCTGCAGATGAAGGCCCGCCGCTGCCGTGTATGAAGCTGCGCGTCACCGTGTGCTGCGAGATCG CATCCAAGGGCTTCAAACAAACTCAAG CGACGTCACCTCTGAATCGAGGTTGTCCATCGAGGGCGCCTTCGCTTCACcttctcttcatcctcctcgcCGTCCTGCTGACCACCTGA